In Gossypium hirsutum isolate 1008001.06 chromosome D01, Gossypium_hirsutum_v2.1, whole genome shotgun sequence, the genomic window CATTCACATGATGAATCCTTCCAATAGTTGCAACTTCATTGATAAAATCTTGGCCATTACCTTTTGATTCCTTTAGCAATTTTACTGCAACGAGTTTGCCACTTTGAAGTTTGCCTTTAAACATAGTGCCGAAACCTCCCTGGCCTAATTTATTCTTGAAACCtcctgttattttttttatttcagcaTACGAATACCTTATCGGCATAAAATTCTTTTGACTTTGAAGAAAGTTTTCAATCGCATCATCCACCGACAAATGTCTTCTTCTTAATTTACGTATAATAAGAACAGTCAAACAAGATATCCCCAAAAGTGTCCGAACTAATATAATCCCtgttttcaaagaaaaataagtaaaagaatCAAACCACAATtctgaaatatgtatatattatttattaattcttcGTAATTTCTTGAatctttaatttactttttacttttaaacttttcattttctattgaAATAAGAAACAGTAGATGAAGCCTAATTTAAGCAATGTGCAAATGCTCTATTTTTCCAAAACAAACTCCAAAGCATAGTTTTTATTTTGACCATAGTATAAAAAGTGTACCCAGTTATAAATACCTGTTATTGTAACCAAAAAAATCTGTATTTCTGTTAAAAggcaaataaaaaaaaggaatgaTTAGTTGAATGGATGGTAGGAACTAGGAAAGCAAAAGAGAAATTcattagttaaaaaatatataagtaaataaattttttttatataaaactacACAAAGATTGTATATTGATTCAAAGTACCTTTGCTAGGTGGAGAAGTAGCAGATGGGAGGACATGTACAAGAGCCATCATGCTTTCTGCATATAGTAAAAGCAGACCAACTAACACCCAGAACAACGATTGTAGTCTGGAATATTGAACAAAACACGTTAAAATTTTGTTGGTTAATCAGTGCTCCATAAGACAATGAATTAATAGGACATATTAGCAATTATGTTGTTGTAGaccaaatttttatttgatttatatattattgttgCAATCATTCAGAAGATGCAAGTTTAAATATGGGATTTAATTTaagcataatataaaaaatatatatttattaaaagaaaaacgaAAGGAGGCTATGTGAATACTAAAAAAAGAATACTTACACGTTAACAGCTGAGCCCCAACGCGGTTTAGATTGAAGACTCCATGTAATTTGGGTGCCCATCCTCAGCCTTCTGTAAATATCAAAAGTAGAGAGGCCATTTATGTTTTGAAGACTGATGGGAACCAGGGCTTCAACAGTGCAAGAGGGATGGAAAGCAGAGGCTGCAGTTCCTCCatccaaaaaataaaagtaattcttATTTGTTGGGGGACAAGAAGAGCAACGACAAGCATTGATGTAGTTAGCCCCACTCCATGACTTATTCATCTTCGTACTGCAGTTCATGACAAACATCTCTTCATATGTAAATGTATCGAATTCAAACTCAGTATCAAGATATGTATAAGATGTTGCTCCTATTTGAGGGAATTTTCTACTTGTAGGGGAGCCGAAAGGAAGGGAACTAAGAGGAATAGAGCAGTCATCTTTGTCCACATTCACATCAACAATATGAATAGTTTGGTTATCATTAAAGATGTGTTGGACATAAAAGTTCCCTCGATCCATAGGGAAGATGGCACGGTTATTGTCGCACAGCAGCTCAAATCTCTTAAGACCACAGCTTTGAGGCTCGGTTGTTAATCGAAAAGGGTAACGGATGCTAAGGTTTCCACACAGAGTAAATCCACAAGGCGTGTTTATGCTTCTAGCGGTAGAAGCATGAGGAAAGGAAAATAAAGCAAGGGCTAACAGGCAAAGTAATGGAAGTTTTGGTGTTGCCATCCTAAAGTTTGAGTGGGAGAGACGGGAGAATTTAATACAGGCTAACCAGTCTCAACAGTTTCTGCAATTTTTCACTCTCCAAAACCATGTCTTTCTCACtcaaaattaaagaagaaaaaggagtAATAACTAATTGCTCGTGGGTTGTGGCTGACTTTTCCACACCAAATtcacaaaggaaaagaaaagtgtATTTAATTCGCGGATGAAAAGTCAAGTGTAGCCAATAATGGTGTCGATTTTATTACCCCCAAAAGTCTCAAGTCTTTGAATATGTTTTCTTCATATAGTTGTAGGTCCAATCAAACCGGAAAAAGGAAAACCCATGTTCGACTTCACACTTCGCACAAAGATCAACAAGGCTTTGTACTTCATCTGAACAATTGGGTGTCACTTCTACTACACTCTCCTACATAAATGGCTTAGGAAAAGCTTGTAGGTTGccgttaaaatttttttttaaagagtttaattttaagaattttaataaaatgttagataTTTGATAAGGCTATATAAATATTGGTAACTTGATAGAAATATTGATAAAGtcataaatattttagatttttattataattttgccTTGGTGTTATTGTTGCTTACTTGGACAGATGTTGTGTTACTTTTATTTGTTCACttgtttactttaattttttgttgtatgatcatatttaaaaatttttaaaaaattacataaaaatatacaacatcaaattcaattttttttaatttaactcgaataagtatattttattcgatttgaatttcatttcacttaattcaattcgaaaaaaattctaaatcgagttaggatgatgaAATAGGATTCAAAAACTCAATgaactcaaaatttttctttttaatttgatcGAACGCTCACTTCTAATCGGTAATTTGTAATTTTGGGGGgttcttttcctctcttttttcccttaataatttattatgactaAAAATGAAAGGAACATGCcattaaaattaactttaaagGCTAAAtctattcattaaaaaaaattaaaaatcaaatcattAGACATTAtcacaaaaattaatatttaatcatatttaagtCTCAATTGATCAAAATGCCCTCAAgagcaaaattatcattttgtccCTCAACTTGTATTTTTTATCCAATTGGACTCGAAACTTTAAAAATGTCTCAAAATGCATTTTAATAGTCTCCCAATAGTAAATCTATTAAAAATGAATTTCTCTCATCagatatatgtataaaattattggAACAATTTCGTAAGGAACACCTTTTTTGGGGGGGGGAGGAGGGTGTTACAAGTTCTACCATCAATAGTGGCATCTCTCATTCACACATTTCATTATTGTGTAAATCTAGATAGTTCAACCATTGATGGTGGCACTTTTTGTTATTGCATAATTTTGAACGTTTAACCATCGATGGTGGCACCTACTATCAGACGATACTTCGTTACTTATTGTTCAACTTTACAACTATCACACCCTTTCACTAAGGGTATGGCTCCAAAAGATACAATTCCCTCACCCTTCCACTAAAGGTCCAATCCATTAAGGGTTCATTCTAATAAGGGTACAACTCCTAAAAGTACAACTCTCTCACCCTTTCACTAAGGGTACGACTCCAAAATGTGCAACTCCCACACCTTTCTAAGGATTCATTCCATTTAAGGGCGGGCATGACTTCTAAAGATACAACTTTCACATCTTCTTAAGTTTCATTCCATTAAGGGTGCGACTCTTAAAGGTACAACTCTCTCACCCTTCCATTAAAGATTCATTCCACAATAATATGGCTCTTCATAGTCCAACTCTCACACTTTCTTAAAGGTGATATCCATATTacccttttttaattatttatttatgataatCAATCCTAACATACTCAATATAATATTGAACAGTTGCTTCCCATTTGAGGCAAGCTTAATTTCAAAGGATTGATTTACCTTCAGTGTTGGTATAATTCTAAGTACTTATGAATGATTTCAATGCCTACGATGCTGGTGTTCATTCTAAGTACTTATGACACGAAAACCTTACCACTACTTTTCATTCTAAGACAAAGTCATTTTATAACCTCCATTTTAATTGGGAGAGGAGACAATAGTTATATATCTTGATATCATGAGTCCCACTAAAGACCTTTATCACTTCATAGATTGAGGCAATGGAGATTCTTCTTCTGTTTCACTGTCCGACCACTGTACACATCTTTGAGCTCATTCTTTCACCATGGGAGTTATTCATTATTTCTCCTCCTCATCTTAATCAGTAATAGCTCTCCACCCTACTCAAGTGAACCACTCCAAACTCCCATCACTCTTTTCACCTTTTTGAAATCTTGTatcaagttatatatattttccatcattaattttaaaattttaaatgcccaaataaataaatattaacctTATACAATACTTATTATGtgggtaaaaaataaaaataatataaaataaaattttaatataaaagaatttttaattaatatattttcaaaaaagtaATGGTTAttgataaagtaataaaaatgtaTTTATTAATTGTTGATAAAATACatgatacaatatatatatataacacaatgTACTTTAGTTTCAACAAAATGCCGCTATTAAGAGAAAATTAATAAAAccaagggtaaactacaaaaataatcacttttatttacttcagattatattttagttatttatgtttgaaattttacgttttagttacttacgttatcgttttgatacgaagtggtcactctaccattaagCTTCGTTTCCTCTCTAACAGTAGTCATACATGGTAGTCTAAATGGATTTTAAATATCAACTTAAATGTCCTACGTGAtagttcaaattaaatttatttaattaaaaacctatttttatCTTAGCaactggacatccaagttggcatttaaaactcatttgggcTGCCACGTAGGACTGCCGTTAGGAAGGTAACGGATtttaatggtagagtgaccatttcgtaacaaaacgataacgtaagtgactaaaatgtaatatgaggtaaacaaaagtgactatctTTGTAGTtttccttaaaataaattttgttgtagagaagaaaaaagaaggggATAGTACATTTTTATTGTGAATAGCTTTTTGTaagtttattttgttaaaaagtaTTTAGAActtattaaactatttttatgtTCTATTCTCATTAGaatgaaatattattttaacctttttttttaaatttcgttaatggaacataaattcaattaaaaaaaattcaagattaaCATAGATAAATGTATAGTTATAATGATGTATGTGAAtcctataataaaaattaatccccTTCCTAAACATGCACTACAAACCATTATAAACTATGCAATTACTAACATATTATCTCAATTGTTATTGCATTTggcatttatttatttcttactTCATAATGtactcaaatattttttaaaaagaaattatggATTAATCCATTTCATCAAATGCTTGAGTTGAGTTgttaattcatattcattaatttttttttgaacaaataaaGACTTTAAGTATGTCATCATTTGTTTGGAGTCTCTACCAAACACCTTGATAATAAGGATTCAAACTTATCATTTCTCCTTCCTCATGTCAAATATTTGTATTGAAAAAATATCGTgaaaaatagaatgtcgataatgacaatatatcacaaagaaaaaaggaaagaaaaaaaaatactcatatttttacgtggaaatcttttcgggaaaaaaaccacaggTAGaagagaagataattcactatgtgaaattcgaatgattacaagagaaGTAGACTATTATGtggaattcgaatgattacaagaaaAGTAGAccatgtctatttataggcttataaAACAATATTCTAATAGAATGAGTGTAGTAAAATCGAAACATCATGATTCGGGTCACTCAATTTTAATAAATATCATCtccttttaaaaatgataaaaaaataaaaaaatattaagtttctAAACTGGATTTATATCTTCTTATTTTGCATAGATCTATTTATAAATTCAGTTATTtgtctaaatttgaaaatttgcttgaaatttatgagggtttaaaatattaaattttaaaaaataaatccatttaaaatatgagttaaaCTTAGTATTGAAGATTAAAAACTCAGATTAGACTCAAATcattcttttttctaattttgtaatatatattatactatgtttttttatattttttaatttataatacataaaatattatatttaaaataatatatatttaaaaataaacataaaacatattaatattatatttaaatttaacctAATCTCAACCCGATCCATTAATACAGTCTCTAACGGGAAGATTTTGGGTTTATCTTTCAAAACTGTAGGCCCAAGCCAATCCAACTCTGGTCTAAGCTAGGTAGCGAGGGGAACTGAATTACTGTCAACTGTAAAGTGTAGTGTCACTGTGCTGGGAAAAAGTGAATGTAAAACGGAAGAAGCCCATCTTATCCGATGTCTTAAGTAGTTCATAGAAGCAGCAACGGTGAAGCAGTAGGTGAAACCAAAGAAAATGGCTATCCTTTGTGCTTCAACCTCAACCATTTTCTCTTCTTCAGAGAGAACTTCGTTTGGTTCTTTGAAAAAGACTATTCCCAGTAACCAAAGCTCATTTCTTGGGTTCTTCCCTGTAGCAGCATTGTCCAAACCTGGCTCTGTTCTGCCAACAACACTGTCTTTCTCTAAACGAGATTTCCGGGTTTGTTGCCAGGACCTCTCTCTTGTCCCTGAAAACCAACGTTGGATGTTCGAAGAATCCGAGGCTGATGGCCCTGTAAAgactctctctttttctctcctttttattttcttcttccttcgtTAAAGCTTTTTCTGGTTTTGAATGGAAGGtaggttaatttaattttgtttgtttacgttattaattttatctgaaaattttggatttttgttGGTTTGAACCTTGAACAAGACTTGGTAGAGGTTTCTGCTTCTGCTTGGAAACTTTAGCCATTAGATTCATCTCGGGATTGTAAAATTGGGTGTTTCTAATTTCTGTTAAGTGAAAATTATTAGTTTCAGATAATATATATTGGGAATTTCTGTTCTAATGGTGTACATtactttccattttttttccacAATTATTATTGCAGGTTTACGTTCACGTTCAGAATCGTTTATCATATGCTATCTGCTTCTCGCAGTGTTTTGATTAGTTTCTGCTTTTCAGTATGACTGATTTCTTATTTCGGGTCATGTTCTTTCTGTTTGCAGGACATTTGGAACAACACATGGTATCCCAAAGCTAAAGATCACATAAATACAGAAAAAACATGGTATGTTGTTGATGCTACGGATAAAATTCTGGGAAGACTGGCATCAACAATTGCCGTGCATATTCGTGGAAAGAATTTGGCCACTTATACTCCTAGTGTGGATATGGGAGCCTTTGTGATAGTGGTATGTGGTTTTTGTGGTCATTAGGTGTCTTGTTAAGACTAAATTTAGGAGCTGTTTTCTTTATAAGAACTCATTTATGTTGTTTGTTGCTAGTTTGGTGTTGAAACTTGAAAAGAGGTTGGACTATGGAGAAACTGTTGGCTGCTCTGAAATTTACATGTTACAATTGCTCACGTTCTTTGGGTTATAATCTGTTCTATTGTGCAAAATTAAAGCTTTTTTTGGTTGACTGCATTTGCTATTAGTAGTGCAAGTCTATGGATCTTGATCGGGGCTTTTGATGTTCTTTGTGTCTACATATAAGAAGTTGATTGAAACGGAACTCAAGCAAATCTGTGTGTAAGCTCATAGGTTTCGGAGTTATATGATGTTGTGTgtcatttctttttccttttctatgGTTATTTCATATTGTGTTGAGTTTGCTTCTAGTCTTACCGATCACTCAACTGTTATGAAATGCTTTACATCATGGGAAATTCTTTATACTAGAAATTTTGAAgacatgaaatttgaaaatgcTTCTATACGGTTGATTGAGTGCTTATTTCTGTATATCTGGATAATAGTATGATGGCATTGTTTTTCATCATGATAAACTACTTGTCTGAGCAATTTCTTTTACAAGGATACTAATATAAAAAGTGCTTGTTTTATTGTTTCTTTGGAAGTTCCTTTCTTAAAAAATTGTGTGCCTTATTATCAGACCCTAGAAAATGTAACAGAGTTGGATTGAGTGGTATAATTTTGCAGTTTTATTGTATGAACAAATTTTCTCTTCTAGAAACCTGTAGCTATTGGTATGGATCTGGTTGCCTATATATTCTGAAAAAAGATATGGTTGCTTCAAGGATCATAATTCACCTTATAGTAATTTGGCAATTTAGGGGAGGGAGCTTTGGTATTACTTTCTGGTTTCTTAcaatatgtttattttatgttttataaatcctaaaattttTTGGTCTACTTTGACTCAATAGGTAAATGCTGAAAAAGTTGCTGTATCTGGAAAGAAAAGGACACAAAAGCTCTACAGGAGGCATTCAGGAAGACCAGGTGGCATGAAAGTGGAAACATTCAACCAGCTGCAGCAGAGAATTCCTGAAAGAATTATTGAGCATGCTGTTCGTGGTATGCTTCCTAAAGGAAGGGTAAGTTCATTGGTTTCAAACTAAAGACTAATAATATGTAGATCTATGTTATCCTGACTTGGTTTCTGTATCAGATATAGGTATGTGCTAGTTATGCTCAACCTTTTCTAAGTATTTTCCATATATTTAGAAGGCTATATCTCCATATCCATGTTCGAATGTGTTAGACATAGGTGAAGGACACAAGAACTTTAGAGAAAACGAAGAATCTGGAACATATAACTTTAAATATGAATTGGTATATGGATATAATTTTTTCCATCCCTTATATCAATAATTTAGCTTGCTTATTAAAGGGATAATAAATCCTCATAACCCTTTGGAATTTATCTATTTGTATCATGTGTGCCTGGTTTCTTTGCATGTCTGACTCTCATTCTACTGCTACGCTTTTCATGCGGTTTAAACTTACTAGGAATTTTCCAAATATGACTGGCCTTCGGGTATCATGTTTTCACTGACTGGGTGTTATcaagaatgagaaaaaaaacCTACTGTGGGCTTTCTATGCCCACTGCCTTGAACTTGGTGATTTAGGTACTCTACAAATAGCTTTACATTTGTAATAAAGACAGCAAAAAGGCCCGTTACAGTCATGGATGATGGAGGAGTCTAAAATGTACTAGTGCTGAAAGAATATTAACCCTGAAATCTGAGGAACTCTGTTAATGGTCTATGTAATGTGCAAAGTTCCATGTGCCAACCTTTGAAATGAAGAAAATAGGATATGGTAAACAATTTGACATCAGCTAAGCAACCTCAGTTTGTGAATACAATCATGATAATTCTTACTAGAGTTCATGTGTTAAGGTTTACAAAAGAGAATAAATCTAATTCAAGGCAATAATTACAATGACTTGTATTGGCTTTTACAATGAATCCATTGGTTCCAATCTGTTTCAGAAGTTTACTCCAGGAAACAATATGCTGTTTCTTTCGTATACCATGCATGATGTTCAACATCAATTATTGCCTAACCCAACACTAGTATTTGCCTTCCTCAGCTTGGTAGAGCATTGTTTAACCACCTAAAGGTTTACAAGGGTCCAGACCATCCACACGATGCCCAGAAGCCTATTGAGCTGCCAATACGGGACAAGAGGGTTCAGAAGCAGAGATAATCAAAATATAAAGCAGGGTCTGGCTTGAGAGTGCGCAGGCAATGCTTCACATCCTGCTTGCCATTTACTCATGTTTTTGGTCCTCCGAGTATGAGCTTCTTTCTTTGGCTCTCCATGACAGCATGCTGCACTTGTTTATATTTTGATTGTTGAGGTATTTGAAATGAATCTTACCTTTCTTGAGCTGAAGTTGGATGCTAAACTCTGATTGTTATTTATGATGTATGTTTCAGTTTCTTGGGATTGAACCAAGTTTGTTTGATTCACTAATCAAATAATTcatcatttatttcttttaattttaatgattatAATCTAAATTGGGATAAAACTTCATTAGTTTTTACTGGTGACTAAATCCTGGTTGCAATGGCTCCTTTTGGCATCTGTGACGATGAAGCTAGGTTATTACTAGCTCATCTGACTGGTAGCTAGCAACCAGACTGGTTGCAGGTGTTGCAGAAGCTGATTATTTTTTCTTAGATATTcagaaaaaagaaagatttgTTTTTATTGTAACTAAAATTTGATTCCCTTACCATAAGAAACAACCAATGTGGTTGTTAAGTAGTTGATAAATTTTCTCCCACATTATAGGGAAAAGAATAACTTAGCTCTGAACCAAAGCTGCATATAATAGTTGATTCCAAGTATCAGGCACACCAGCAAGACACCAATGGCTGCAATCGATGAGCTTGGGGCCGGCTCTGGCGTAGATAGAAGGATGACCGTCTTTTCTTAACTGTGTCAGCAAAGTAATGTCAAGTAGATAGGCAGGCTTAGTCATTTTACTCAAAACAGTCTTTAGAATAGCTTCCCCAGGCACAGGGGGCCCTGGATATGTTGACCCTTTCAATGGTTCTGTTTGTTTAATGCAACCTTTATCGCTTGGTTCACCCCATTCCTTGGCACTACAAACCAAAGCAAAGTGAATGAAAATTGAGTTGAAGTCATGGCTAATACTTGAGGGGGATGAGAAGTTTAAGAAGTTTACTTGAAATGAACAGCAGCAACTCCTTGGAAGAGGACTCTAGTCTTTGAAGGATCAATGTTGGTATCAACCCAATTTGCCCATGTTGTCATTGCAATCTTGTATGCTTCCATGTGATCCATCTCCTTCACTGTCTTGTTTCCATACTGGAAGTAGTCCCATCTGCAACAATACCAATGTTACTCCAaatacaaattattattttttctacttTTACGATTTCTTTTATTCAAAGATATTAGAGGTGGCAATTGGGTGTGTTTGGTTTAGGGAAAAGAAAGTACGATTGAAAGCGTCCGGAGTGAGTCCACCAATGGTAGCTATTGAAGATCAAGACATCAGCTCCAAGCCACAACTGCCCAGTACTGATTGAATCAAGCTTCAAAACTTTACCAATTTTTTCATAAGCCATATCCACCAGGAACCCATTTTTCAGCCAGTTAACTGATACCCCATAGTCCTGcaatgttttttaaattaaaaaaaaatttgcaaaCTTGATATCTATAAGCAGACGAGAATCAATTGGTACATATTTTGGGCAAGTAAAATGAATTTGGGAAACAATACCGGCAATGAAAATGTAGAGAGCAGGCCTCTTGAAGCAAATGTGTAGTTTGGGTTTGGGATTGCAGAATGTAGCATGCAAATGAGTGATCTCCACATATTGTTACTTAATGAATCCCCCACAAAAAGTATCTTCTTGTTCGTATATTTCTCCAGGAAATCAATTCCATTGAACCTAATATCGAATTTCagcaaaatatattcaaattagaGATAGTGAATGtcaaaaatttagaaatgaaattatttttcatcaataacataaataagaATATATTATGATTACAAATACTCTCTAATAGCTCgtattaatttttaatcaatcacatgatttatttttaaaacaagaaTTTACTTATTTTCTTAATTCTAAGTCATAACAAATTATTTGAATACTTACGTAATAATTAAGCTTTTTCTTGTATTAATACACTAAATAATCAGAacaaatcataattttttaaataaaaataaaatactatgtttctataaataaataaacttccCCCTTAGGACCACCCTAAATCCACTCTTCTTGATATGACGTTTCCTTAGATACATCTCCTAAATGAAATAATTGTTTTAGTACAACATTTTTTTATAGACATAATTTAATTTCTTCACAAGTGACAAACTTTAAAAAACATTTAATAACCAAACCAGAAGACCAATCTATGTGTTGTTTTGCCTTTCATTTATGTAGCACAGGTCAATGTTTGGTACAATCCTTAATATAATAATCACATGTTCAAACCAAGATCTCCCTCCATTATATTCCtaaattttctctcttttcccaCGAAAAAAAGGGTCAAATTGTGGTTTTGGTCAGTCCATTATATTCAAATTGGGGCTTTAAttcctatattttaatttgattaggtGTGTAGCCAGCCCCTctaaaatgaaatattttcaaCTTAggcatctttaaaatttataaaaatttaaattagtaaaggtaacattgtactttggcccccccttaaaatgataaaaatttgatttaatcctttaaaaattataaagatatagatattaaaatggagaaattacatttttactattgtaaaaatataaattttaattttggcccccctaaaaaaattttctggcttcacccctgaatttgatataatttaatcaCTCCAATTTTTTAAATaccattagttaatccaaatggtTAGAACGGATaactattttgaatgaaatattttcaagataaaattcatatcaatattttaattagtAATAGTTTATGGTGATGACATTATAAAAACAAACAACCAAACTATACCACATTAAAGCAAGTGGACTAAAACATAAATCTAAacaaagtagagggactaaaatcaAAATTGACCCAAACAGAGTAATAGCTAAATCATGCTTGCTATAATCTTATTGGTAtccttaatttcatgaaattaaaaaaaaattgaaagcatTAAAAATAATCGTCCCTTAACGTTAAtgatgagaaaaaaaatagattCAATCAAAATTTGCATATGCCCCCGGTTGtatttataaataagaaaaaaacaatgagagaaaaaaaatggaaaggatTAAGATAACTTTACCTGGGGAGTGCACAGTCATTAGGCTGCCATCTATACTTGAGGTAATTCCGATCAGGTCTGCCATTTTTCTGGCAATCGAAGCCACCGCCGATGAAGGGACAACTCGAAGAATCATAAAGAGGGTTAAAAGAATCGTCAAAaacccaacttccttgaaaaaaATCACAGCTTTTCACTTCATTTCTCTTCACTTCATACCCCATGTTAAAGCTGCTGTGAATATCTCCATGAACTAAAACTATAGCTAAAGAAAGTAAAACAGCAGCAAGGCAATGGCAGTAACCTAGAAAACCAAGCAAAGCAGCCATGAAAGCATAAGCAAATGACGGTAATATAGCCACTGAAGGTtctgcatttatataagataattttgttttttttttttttttaaaaagggtgcTTTAATTTCAAGGTTTAAATAAGGTAACAGAATCGCTTTGTGTTTATTAGTATTGGCTGGCAGCCAGATAAGGGCATAAATTTTTCAGCATTAGTTTAGGTTACTTCCATCAAATCTAAATTTCAAGAGTTTGGACTGTTTGTtaattaattcattcattcacaaatGACACAAGTTGGTTGGTTGAAAATTGCAGAATCCAAGCTGTTTGACCATATAATTGCTTGTTtacttctttttaattaatttataccTTTACTAAGTACTGTAATTTCATTCATTATTTGGTTAAACTTGactttcaatttaattaattagaagtTTAAAGGTGATTATAATAAATGtataaattatttcattaataaacCCCCCTATATATGTCTTCATTTATgggtattaattaattaaaatttatttatattaatattaaattattaaaatatataaatattaatagaaaatatttatttaaatatttaaatatattttttatataatacctagaactacccataactTTTCTCGATTATTCTTCTAAATCTAACTAATaaacagtttttttttaattgttgaaatCTAATCCCATGTGCAGCTCCACATGCAGCTGTTACTGATTGCGAAAAGTTTTTATtcctatttttttctaaaaaataaatcttatttaatatatatttccaTACTAGGGATAATATAGTTTTTGGACCCTGAACTTAGTAGgtctattttgattt contains:
- the LOC107928120 gene encoding 50S ribosomal protein L13, chloroplastic; this translates as MAILCASTSTIFSSSERTSFGSLKKTIPSNQSSFLGFFPVAALSKPGSVLPTTLSFSKRDFRVCCQDLSLVPENQRWMFEESEADGPDIWNNTWYPKAKDHINTEKTWYVVDATDKILGRLASTIAVHIRGKNLATYTPSVDMGAFVIVVNAEKVAVSGKKRTQKLYRRHSGRPGGMKVETFNQLQQRIPERIIEHAVRGMLPKGRLGRALFNHLKVYKGPDHPHDAQKPIELPIRDKRVQKQR
- the LOC107928119 gene encoding protein trichome birefringence-like 42, which produces MAALLGFLGYCHCLAAVLLSLAIVLVHGDIHSSFNMGYEVKRNEVKSCDFFQGSWVFDDSFNPLYDSSSCPFIGGGFDCQKNGRPDRNYLKYRWQPNDCALPRFNGIDFLEKYTNKKILFVGDSLSNNMWRSLICMLHSAIPNPNYTFASRGLLSTFSLPDYGVSVNWLKNGFLVDMAYEKIGKVLKLDSISTGQLWLGADVLIFNSYHWWTHSGRFQSWDYFQYGNKTVKEMDHMEAYKIAMTTWANWVDTNIDPSKTRVLFQGVAAVHFNAKEWGEPSDKGCIKQTEPLKGSTYPGPPVPGEAILKTVLSKMTKPAYLLDITLLTQLRKDGHPSIYARAGPKLIDCSHWCLAGVPDTWNQLLYAALVQS